One genomic window of Phragmitibacter flavus includes the following:
- the corA gene encoding magnesium/cobalt transporter CorA: protein MSDDSSPIFRRARPQVPGSAPGIHLDELKAMPSGPGKVVVTCMDYDALHCQTTVVGEMDEFLNHHRPEWVKVRWINVAGVTDMGVIHALAAKYQLHPLAIEDMLQGGCRSKVETYPGDESHHARTFIVARKIHMADGTLHCEQIFFFVGEHTLLTFQESHQGVWDPVRERVCKEGSRLRGRDLGYLVYALLDAIVDHCFPVLEHYSDLLQDLEIEVLDHHEPALIKRIHHAKREMMLLRREFRPMREVIHQLQHGDHANLTADTAVFMRDLYDHSLQVIEMLETYRDIASSLTETYMNANSQRMNSIMKVLTVIATIFMPLSFIAGVFGMNFARMPELQAGWAYPFGFWGICAGVAVGMVWMFRWKRWL from the coding sequence ATGTCTGATGATTCGTCTCCCATCTTCCGCCGTGCTCGACCACAGGTGCCTGGTTCAGCGCCGGGGATTCATTTGGATGAATTGAAGGCGATGCCGAGTGGTCCGGGCAAGGTGGTGGTGACGTGCATGGATTATGACGCGCTGCATTGTCAGACGACGGTGGTGGGGGAGATGGATGAGTTTTTGAATCATCACCGACCGGAGTGGGTGAAGGTGCGGTGGATCAATGTGGCGGGGGTGACGGACATGGGGGTGATTCATGCGCTGGCCGCGAAGTATCAGCTTCATCCACTGGCGATTGAAGACATGCTGCAAGGGGGATGCCGGTCAAAGGTGGAGACTTATCCGGGCGACGAGTCGCATCATGCGAGGACGTTCATCGTGGCGAGGAAGATTCACATGGCGGACGGGACGCTGCATTGTGAGCAGATTTTTTTCTTTGTTGGGGAGCATACCTTGCTGACGTTTCAGGAGAGTCACCAGGGGGTTTGGGATCCGGTGAGGGAGCGTGTTTGCAAGGAGGGATCGCGCTTAAGAGGGCGTGATTTGGGGTATCTGGTTTATGCGTTGCTCGATGCGATCGTGGATCACTGTTTTCCGGTTTTGGAGCATTACAGTGACTTGCTTCAGGATTTGGAGATCGAGGTGCTGGATCATCATGAGCCGGCGCTGATCAAACGGATTCATCATGCGAAACGGGAAATGATGTTGTTGAGGCGCGAGTTCCGACCGATGCGTGAGGTGATTCATCAATTGCAGCATGGGGATCACGCGAATTTAACGGCGGATACGGCGGTGTTCATGCGGGATCTTTATGACCACAGTTTGCAGGTGATCGAGATGCTGGAGACTTATCGAGACATTGCGTCGAGTCTGACGGAGACTTACATGAACGCGAATAGTCAGCGGATGAACTCCATCATGAAGGTGCTGACGGTGATCGCGACGATTTTTATGCCACTTTCATTTATCGCAGGGGTGTTTGGGATGAACTTTGCGCGGATGCCGGAGTTGCAGGCGGGATGGGCCTATCCGTTTGGTTTTTGGGGGATTTGTGCGGGGGTGGCGGTGGGGATGGTGTGGATGTTTCGGTGGAAAAGGTGGTTGTGA
- a CDS encoding glycosyltransferase family 2 protein — protein sequence MPLPISVSIVSCNEEGNLARCLRSVEGLAREIVVVDSGSKDGTVAVAESFGAKVTHQAWLGYRDQKNVALGLCEEEWVLALDCDEELSPELRANVEAFFEEGLDKRFDGASFNRKVWFMGRWILHGDWYPDTKLRLFRREKAKWAGSPEHDYIELEGNNRTWLRGDLHHFSFPSINRYVEKINGFADVFLQRQVDAGKSWSLATNVFRPWWRFFRAYVIRRGFMDGFPGLWIAVATAFSAFVRYSRKYEDEVNEVKSEK from the coding sequence ATGCCGCTGCCGATTTCTGTTTCGATTGTTTCCTGCAATGAGGAAGGCAATCTGGCGCGCTGTTTGCGAAGTGTGGAGGGACTTGCCCGGGAGATTGTGGTGGTGGATTCGGGATCGAAGGATGGAACGGTGGCGGTGGCCGAGTCGTTTGGGGCGAAGGTGACGCATCAGGCCTGGTTGGGGTATCGGGACCAGAAGAATGTGGCGCTGGGACTTTGTGAGGAGGAGTGGGTGCTGGCGTTGGACTGTGATGAGGAGTTGTCGCCGGAGTTGCGGGCAAATGTGGAGGCGTTTTTTGAGGAGGGCTTGGACAAGCGGTTTGATGGGGCGTCGTTTAACCGCAAGGTGTGGTTTATGGGGCGGTGGATTTTGCACGGCGACTGGTATCCGGATACGAAGCTGCGGTTGTTCCGTCGGGAGAAGGCGAAGTGGGCGGGCAGTCCGGAGCATGATTACATCGAGCTGGAAGGAAACAACCGCACCTGGCTGCGCGGGGATTTGCATCACTTTTCGTTTCCGTCGATCAACCGGTATGTGGAGAAGATCAACGGGTTTGCGGATGTGTTTTTGCAGAGGCAGGTTGATGCCGGGAAATCGTGGTCGCTGGCAACGAATGTGTTCCGACCGTGGTGGCGTTTTTTCCGCGCTTATGTCATTCGCCGTGGGTTTATGGATGGGTTTCCAGGGTTGTGGATCGCGGTGGCGACGGCGTTTTCGGCGTTTGTGCGCTACAGCCGGAAGTATGAGGATGAAGTCAACGAAGTGAAAAGTGAAAAGTGA
- a CDS encoding branched-chain amino acid ABC transporter permease — MDWFLQQSVNGLALGSIYALIALGYTMVYGVLRFINFAHADILMLGAYAAFFLAPVVHPIIPLPSFTGAIVIMALSAAICAIIGIVIELLAYRPLRNRPRLTVLITAIGVSLFIEFTCQHEAVFGAATRAFPPLMPAADFKLGNIIISSNDIVVVVTTILLLFALWFIVQRTRIGTAMRAVSFNQQAASLMGINISRIISFTFALGSALAAIAGILYAMRAPGIEPLMGMQPGIRAFVAAVLGGIGNLPGAAIGGLIIGLLETFAGGTPGLSNYRDGIAFAILILILLFKPAGILGKATVEKV, encoded by the coding sequence TTGGACTGGTTTCTCCAACAATCCGTTAATGGACTCGCCCTCGGGTCCATCTACGCCCTCATCGCCTTGGGTTACACCATGGTTTACGGCGTCCTGCGATTCATCAACTTCGCCCACGCGGACATCCTCATGCTCGGTGCCTACGCCGCGTTCTTCCTCGCCCCCGTCGTCCACCCGATCATTCCCCTTCCCTCCTTCACCGGTGCCATCGTCATCATGGCGCTCTCCGCCGCCATCTGCGCCATCATCGGCATCGTCATCGAACTGCTCGCCTACCGCCCCCTGCGCAACCGACCGCGTCTCACCGTCCTCATCACCGCCATCGGCGTTTCCCTCTTCATCGAGTTCACTTGCCAGCATGAAGCCGTGTTCGGTGCCGCCACCCGCGCCTTCCCGCCATTGATGCCCGCCGCCGACTTCAAACTCGGCAACATCATCATCAGCAGCAACGACATCGTCGTCGTCGTCACCACCATCCTGCTCCTTTTCGCCCTCTGGTTCATCGTCCAGCGCACCCGCATCGGCACCGCCATGCGCGCCGTCTCCTTCAACCAGCAGGCCGCCTCACTCATGGGCATCAACATCAGCCGCATCATCTCCTTCACCTTCGCCCTCGGCTCCGCCCTCGCCGCCATCGCCGGCATCCTCTATGCCATGCGCGCCCCCGGCATCGAACCCCTCATGGGCATGCAACCCGGCATCCGCGCCTTCGTCGCCGCCGTCCTCGGAGGCATCGGCAACCTTCCCGGCGCGGCCATCGGCGGACTCATCATCGGCCTCCTCGAAACCTTCGCCGGCGGCACTCCCGGACTTTCCAACTATCGCGACGGCATCGCCTTCGCCATCTTGATTCTCATCCTCCTCTTCAAACCCGCCGGGATCCTCGGCAAAGCCACCGTCGAGAAAGTATGA
- a CDS encoding class I SAM-dependent methyltransferase: MFWRISRSLERYIRNILPQQIAPDRILEFGPGRSTRVFAETFPQALITSLEHQEPYYLKHKLKLQDLPQVTLYHCPLDHNSNSFYSTGLWSHSSYDLILVDGPPKNTKPKVRGGASCIFNNLTPGGLIILDDSNRPDEKSIIQQWIPDFDLTEIFNGSSFTVLQKSPSVSTARTRAQAEAEAEPAYMLGAA; encoded by the coding sequence ATGTTCTGGCGCATTTCCCGGTCCCTCGAGCGATACATTCGTAACATCCTCCCTCAACAAATCGCCCCAGACCGCATCCTCGAATTTGGCCCCGGCCGCAGCACCCGCGTGTTTGCCGAAACCTTCCCTCAAGCCCTGATCACCTCTCTTGAGCATCAGGAGCCTTACTACCTCAAGCACAAACTCAAGCTCCAGGATCTTCCGCAAGTGACCCTCTATCATTGCCCCCTCGATCACAACTCAAACTCATTCTATTCCACTGGTCTTTGGAGCCACTCTTCCTACGACCTCATCCTGGTCGACGGACCACCCAAAAACACCAAACCCAAAGTGCGCGGTGGTGCCTCCTGCATCTTTAACAATCTCACCCCCGGCGGTCTAATTATCCTCGACGACAGCAACCGCCCTGATGAAAAATCCATCATCCAGCAATGGATCCCCGACTTTGATCTGACAGAGATTTTCAACGGCTCGAGCTTCACCGTTCTCCAAAAAAGTCCCTCCGTCTCTACCGCCCGCACCCGGGCTCAAGCCGAAGCCGAAGCCGAACCAGCCTACATGCTCGGTGCCGCCTGA
- a CDS encoding ABC transporter substrate-binding protein, whose amino-acid sequence MHTLRRHFLLFGATAALLAVLTQCKGGSSDTILVGEFASLTGKEATFGVSSHEGTLLAIEEINAAGGVLGKPIKLITEDDQSKAGEPANVVNKLISKDGVIAILGEVASSRSLEAAPIAQQSGIPMISPASTNPKVTEVGDYIFRVCFIDPFQGTVMANFATNTLKAKKVAVFTDVKSDYSKGLAQFFKEGIKKLGGEIVAELDFNGGDKDFKGQLTAIKSANPDAVFIPGYYTDVALIAIQAKQLGLTIPLLGGDGWESQTLVDIGKDAVEGHYFSTHYSTEAGSPKALAFIEAYKKRFNNKVPDAMAALGYDSAYFLVDGITRAGTTDGPALRDALAATKEFEAVTGKMAINEKRDAVKAAVILQVKDGKFKFLETVAP is encoded by the coding sequence ATGCATACACTCCGACGTCATTTTCTGTTGTTCGGCGCCACCGCAGCGCTGCTTGCCGTCCTGACCCAATGCAAAGGCGGCAGTTCCGACACCATCCTCGTTGGTGAATTCGCCTCCCTCACCGGAAAAGAAGCCACGTTCGGAGTTTCTTCCCACGAAGGCACCCTCCTCGCCATCGAGGAAATCAACGCAGCCGGCGGCGTCCTCGGCAAACCGATAAAACTGATCACCGAAGACGACCAGTCGAAAGCCGGTGAACCCGCCAACGTCGTCAATAAACTCATCTCCAAAGACGGCGTCATCGCCATCCTCGGCGAAGTCGCCTCCAGCCGCTCCCTCGAAGCCGCCCCCATCGCCCAGCAAAGCGGCATCCCGATGATCTCCCCCGCCTCCACCAATCCCAAGGTCACCGAAGTCGGCGACTACATCTTCCGCGTTTGTTTCATTGATCCTTTCCAGGGCACCGTGATGGCCAACTTCGCCACCAACACCCTCAAGGCCAAAAAAGTCGCCGTGTTCACCGACGTCAAAAGCGACTACTCCAAAGGCCTCGCCCAGTTCTTCAAGGAAGGCATCAAAAAACTCGGCGGTGAAATCGTGGCCGAACTCGACTTCAACGGCGGCGACAAAGATTTCAAAGGTCAGCTCACCGCCATCAAATCCGCCAATCCCGACGCCGTCTTCATCCCCGGCTACTACACCGACGTCGCCCTCATCGCCATCCAGGCCAAACAACTCGGCCTCACCATCCCCCTCCTCGGCGGCGACGGCTGGGAAAGCCAGACCCTCGTCGACATCGGCAAAGACGCCGTTGAAGGCCACTACTTCTCCACCCACTACTCCACCGAAGCCGGATCCCCCAAAGCCCTCGCCTTCATCGAAGCCTACAAAAAACGCTTCAACAACAAAGTCCCTGACGCCATGGCCGCCCTTGGTTATGACTCCGCCTACTTCCTCGTCGACGGCATCACCCGCGCCGGCACCACCGATGGCCCCGCCCTCCGTGACGCCCTCGCCGCCACCAAAGAATTTGAAGCCGTCACCGGCAAAATGGCCATCAACGAAAAACGCGACGCCGTCAAAGCCGCCGTCATCCTGCAAGTGAAAGACGGCAAATTCAAATTCCTCGAAACCGTCGCTCCCTAA
- a CDS encoding ABC transporter ATP-binding protein, with the protein MSSPLLQVKNATIKFGGLTAVSELNLTLEENQLYGLIGPNGAGKTTAFNLITGVYQPTSGHIEFQGKSIASLRPHHLTKLGIARTFQNIRLFGSMSVADNVRVATQVHRDHGIRDALWRGKGFQQRESDIRFQVCELLDIFDLGPLKDEPAKSLPYGDQRRLEIVRALATKPKLLLLDEPAAGMNPTEKEELMTLIRFIKDRFKISIMLVEHDMKVVMGICQRIAVLEYGIKIAEGTPTEVQRDPKVIAAYLGTENTKQTPIDA; encoded by the coding sequence ATGAGCTCTCCGCTCCTCCAAGTCAAAAACGCCACCATCAAATTCGGCGGCCTCACCGCCGTCTCCGAACTCAACCTCACCCTCGAAGAAAACCAGCTCTACGGCCTCATCGGCCCCAACGGTGCCGGCAAAACCACCGCCTTCAACCTCATCACCGGCGTCTACCAACCCACCTCCGGCCACATCGAATTCCAAGGCAAATCCATCGCCAGCCTGCGCCCCCATCACCTCACCAAACTCGGCATCGCCCGCACTTTTCAAAACATTCGCCTGTTCGGCTCCATGAGCGTCGCCGACAACGTCCGCGTCGCCACCCAGGTCCACCGCGACCACGGCATCCGCGACGCCCTCTGGCGCGGCAAAGGTTTCCAACAACGCGAGTCCGACATCCGCTTCCAGGTCTGCGAACTCCTCGACATCTTCGACCTCGGCCCCCTCAAAGACGAACCCGCCAAATCCCTGCCCTACGGCGACCAACGCCGACTCGAAATCGTCCGCGCCCTCGCCACCAAACCCAAACTCCTCCTCCTCGACGAACCCGCCGCCGGCATGAACCCCACCGAAAAGGAAGAGCTCATGACCCTCATCCGATTCATCAAAGACCGCTTCAAAATTTCCATCATGCTCGTCGAGCACGACATGAAAGTCGTCATGGGTATCTGCCAGCGCATCGCCGTCCTCGAATACGGCATTAAAATCGCCGAAGGCACCCCCACCGAAGTCCAGCGCGACCCCAAAGTCATCGCAGCGTATCTCGGCACCGAAAACACCAAACAAACTCCCATCGATGCTTGA
- a CDS encoding glycosyltransferase family 4 protein, with translation MRVALIYHQFVPRGGLEGYLMEFAFRLRSEGHEVLVVTAEADEKALEELKLELRLVPVARGSGLVRLWQFERVVSQLSNEDLGVDVSIGFGRTTSHDLHRAGGGCHKVYSGLLPIWKRWSMKNLLELQLEQELYSGGKTRLFVVNSGEVAKQVHAVYGTPMEQFRVIHTAVDTTKFKPAADRAALRTRVCAQMKSDAARPAVLFVSLNHRRKGLDALLEAWEEVDADLWIVGKPLDARYRVQVATYGLTGRVFALDARSDVGMLYQAADWFVHPTLYDACANTVLQSMACELPGLISVDDGAIDMVDDGVTGFLLTRPRDASAVAGDVRRALSLGEADRVRMGKAAREKVLPLTWSAHIAKWQAVIKEME, from the coding sequence ATGCGTGTTGCTTTGATTTATCACCAGTTTGTTCCTCGTGGGGGGTTGGAGGGGTATTTGATGGAGTTTGCGTTCCGGCTAAGGTCGGAGGGGCATGAGGTCTTGGTGGTGACGGCTGAGGCGGACGAGAAAGCGCTGGAAGAGTTGAAGCTGGAACTGCGGCTGGTGCCGGTGGCGAGGGGTTCGGGATTGGTGAGGTTGTGGCAGTTTGAGCGGGTGGTTTCGCAGCTTTCGAACGAAGATTTGGGGGTGGATGTGTCGATTGGGTTTGGTAGGACGACATCGCATGATCTGCATCGGGCGGGCGGGGGATGTCATAAGGTTTATTCGGGCTTGCTGCCGATTTGGAAGCGCTGGTCGATGAAAAATTTGCTGGAGTTGCAGTTGGAACAGGAGCTCTATTCGGGGGGAAAGACGCGGTTGTTTGTGGTGAATTCGGGTGAGGTGGCAAAGCAGGTGCATGCGGTTTATGGAACACCGATGGAGCAGTTTCGGGTGATTCACACGGCGGTGGATACGACCAAATTCAAACCTGCGGCGGATCGGGCGGCTTTGCGGACGAGGGTTTGTGCGCAGATGAAGTCGGATGCGGCTCGGCCTGCGGTGTTGTTTGTGTCATTGAATCATCGGCGCAAGGGACTGGATGCGCTGCTGGAGGCGTGGGAGGAGGTGGATGCCGATTTGTGGATTGTAGGAAAACCGCTGGATGCACGCTATCGGGTGCAGGTGGCGACGTATGGGCTGACGGGGCGGGTGTTTGCCTTGGATGCGAGATCGGATGTGGGGATGTTGTATCAAGCGGCGGACTGGTTTGTGCATCCGACCTTGTATGATGCGTGTGCGAACACGGTGTTGCAGAGCATGGCTTGTGAGTTGCCGGGTTTGATCTCGGTGGATGATGGGGCGATTGACATGGTGGATGATGGGGTGACCGGGTTTTTGTTGACGAGACCGAGGGACGCATCGGCGGTGGCGGGGGATGTGAGGCGTGCGCTGTCGTTGGGGGAGGCAGATCGGGTGAGGATGGGAAAGGCAGCACGGGAAAAGGTGTTGCCGTTGACGTGGTCGGCGCACATTGCGAAGTGGCAGGCGGTGATTAAGGAGATGGAGTGA
- a CDS encoding ABC transporter ATP-binding protein: MLEINNLQVAYGSIKTLHGISLKVPAKSIVTLIGANGAGKSTTLRAISGLAKVRGGTVTYDGQNITNEPPHQIVSKGLCHVPEGRMVFANLTVKENLQMGAYLRRDKDGIAADLDYSFQVFPRLKERINQAAGTLSGGEQQMLAIARALMSKPRFLMLDEPSLGIAPILVRAIFDQIVAINKERGLTILLVEQNANLALAISHYGYVLETGKILLENESQKLREDPQVKEAYLGH; the protein is encoded by the coding sequence ATGCTTGAGATCAACAATCTCCAAGTCGCCTACGGCTCTATCAAGACCCTCCACGGCATCAGCCTGAAGGTTCCCGCCAAAAGCATCGTCACCCTCATCGGAGCCAATGGAGCCGGTAAGTCGACCACCCTCCGTGCCATCTCCGGCCTAGCCAAGGTGCGCGGGGGCACCGTCACCTACGACGGCCAAAACATCACCAACGAGCCACCCCACCAGATCGTCTCCAAAGGCCTGTGCCACGTCCCTGAAGGTCGCATGGTTTTCGCCAACCTCACCGTCAAAGAAAATCTCCAGATGGGCGCTTACTTACGCCGCGATAAAGACGGAATTGCCGCCGATCTCGACTATTCCTTTCAGGTCTTCCCCCGCCTCAAAGAACGCATCAACCAGGCTGCGGGAACCCTCTCTGGAGGCGAACAACAGATGCTCGCCATCGCCCGCGCCCTCATGAGTAAGCCCCGCTTCCTCATGCTCGACGAACCCTCCCTTGGCATCGCCCCCATCCTCGTCCGCGCCATCTTCGACCAGATCGTCGCCATCAACAAAGAGCGCGGCCTCACCATCCTTCTCGTCGAACAAAACGCCAACCTTGCCCTCGCCATCTCCCACTACGGCTACGTCTTGGAAACCGGCAAAATCCTCTTAGAAAACGAGTCCCAAAAACTCCGCGAAGACCCCCAAGTCAAAGAAGCCTACCTCGGGCACTAA
- a CDS encoding branched-chain amino acid ABC transporter permease, with the protein MNHQGAKRWLFISIAIAVGISLFSDQFNRYYLGIAIDCGIAIILATSLNLVNGHTGQFSLGHAGFMAVGGYAAAKFSLVVVPLTPPELQPLIFVAALILGGLLAALAGLIVGVPSLRLRGDYLAIVTLGFGEIIRVIVQNMESVGAASGLKGIPKFTTFGWTFVLVGITIYVIASLVNSTYGRGFIAVNDDEVAASSMGINPVRYKVTAFVAGAFFAGIAGGLYAHHKQFLAPTGFDFFKSVDIVVMVVLGGMGRTAGVVLAAILLTLLPEFLRQFSDYRMIIYALLIIGLMLLRPQGLFTLSGKKKGAKA; encoded by the coding sequence ATGAACCACCAAGGAGCCAAACGCTGGTTGTTCATCAGCATCGCCATTGCTGTCGGAATCTCGCTGTTCTCCGACCAGTTCAACCGCTATTACCTTGGCATCGCCATCGACTGCGGCATCGCCATCATCCTCGCCACCAGCCTCAACCTCGTCAACGGCCACACCGGTCAGTTCAGCCTCGGCCATGCCGGATTCATGGCTGTTGGAGGTTACGCCGCCGCCAAATTCTCCCTCGTCGTCGTCCCCCTCACCCCTCCCGAACTCCAGCCCCTCATCTTCGTCGCCGCCCTCATTCTTGGCGGACTCCTCGCCGCCCTCGCCGGCCTCATCGTAGGCGTCCCCTCCCTCCGACTCCGCGGCGACTACCTCGCCATCGTCACCCTCGGCTTCGGCGAAATCATCCGCGTCATCGTCCAAAACATGGAATCCGTCGGTGCCGCCTCCGGCCTCAAAGGCATCCCCAAATTCACCACCTTCGGCTGGACCTTCGTCCTCGTCGGCATCACCATCTACGTCATCGCCTCCCTCGTCAACTCCACCTACGGACGCGGTTTCATCGCCGTCAACGATGACGAGGTCGCCGCCAGTTCCATGGGCATCAATCCCGTCCGCTACAAAGTCACCGCCTTCGTCGCCGGAGCTTTCTTCGCCGGCATCGCCGGAGGGCTCTACGCCCACCACAAACAATTCCTCGCGCCCACCGGCTTCGACTTCTTCAAGTCGGTCGACATCGTTGTCATGGTCGTCCTCGGCGGCATGGGACGCACCGCAGGCGTCGTGCTCGCCGCCATCCTGCTCACCCTCCTTCCCGAATTCCTGCGCCAGTTCTCCGACTACCGCATGATCATCTACGCCCTGCTCATCATCGGCCTCATGCTCCTCCGTCCACAGGGTCTCTTCACCCTCAGCGGCAAAAAGAAAGGAGCCAAAGCATGA